Below is a window of Narcine bancroftii isolate sNarBan1 chromosome 13, sNarBan1.hap1, whole genome shotgun sequence DNA.
GGGAGATGGAAAAGAGAGCAAGAGGTAGAGaaagtaaacctggaaattataggctggtgagcctgacgtcagtagtaggtaaattactggaaggtgttcgaagagatcaaatatacaattatttggatggccAGAAACAGATAAGggctagtcaacatggctttgtgtgtggtaggtcttgTTTAATTAATCTGATATGAGTTTGTCgatgaggttaccaggaaagttgatgaaggctgtgaatgttgtctacacggactttagtaaagcctatGACAAGGTctcatatgggaggttagtcaggaaggatcagacgctaagtattcatggtgaggtagtgaagTGGATTTAACATTGGctatgtgggagaagccagagagtggtagcttctcagactggaggcctgtgacaagtggggtgcctcagggatcagttctgggcccattgttgtttatgatctttatcagtgatctggatgataatgtggtaaattggatcaggaagtttgcagatgccacaaagctaggaggtgctgtggatagcgaggaatgttttcaaaactgaaaatggcagatggaatttaatgtagacaagtgtgaggtgtggcattttggaaggacaaactaagaaaggacgtacatagtaaatggtcgggcacggaggagtgcggtagaacagagggacctgggaatacagttacataattccctaaaagtgacttcacaggtggatagggttgtaaagagagcttttggcataattgccttcataaatcaaagtattgtgtacagGAGTTGTAAGGTTATGGTAAGAttgtataaagcattggtgaggccaaatttggagtattttgtgcagttttggtcacctaacaacaggaaagatatcaataagattgaaagagtgcagagaagatttactgggatattgaTGGGAATTGAGttgcaggaaaaggttaaacaggttaggactttaaacCTGGAGCGTAagagaatgagaagagatttgatcgaggtgtttaaaattatgacagataaatgtaagcaggctttttccactgaggttgagtgagataaaaaccagaggacatgggctcaTGAAGAAAGGGTAAAAGTTTAAATGGGATATTAGGGGGAACTACTTCATGCAGAAGTGGTGGGAATTGCCAGGTGAATGGTAagtgcaggctcagttttaacattgaagaagaatacagacaggtacatggatgggaggggaatggagggctatggactgggtgcaggtcagtgggactaggcagaaaaatagtttggcacagactaaaagggctgaagggcctgtttttgtgctataCTGCTCTATGGAGTACAAAGAGAGTACAAAAATGTAGGTACATAAATGGGCATTAACGAGACCACAAacacaaacagaaaatgctggaaactttcCAGAAATCAAGCTGCATCtgcggaaagagaagcagaattaatatttcaggttcaaGATCCTTAATCAGACCTGGGACAAAGAAAGAAATTCAAACTGTTGTTTTTCAGAGCCCCAATTCTGTTGAAGGATCTTCAGCCTGAGACgttaactctctttctctctccatggatggtgcctggcctgctgagggtcttcaccattttgtttttatttccatcATTTAGATTTGATGTCTGATTTTCACAGGTGCGCCCTTGcatggagttctgtgtgcagttttggcttaCTTCTCAATGGAGGGATATACATACAGCAGGTAGTTCAAGAAAGGTTGATCGGGGTGATTCCTGGGACAAACAGATCGCCCGATGAATAAAGAATGTGCTTACTGGGCCTGTAGCCAGAGGTTTTCCTTTCAAATGTGAGAGGTGATCTTGTTGATacatgcaggattttgaacaggTTTGAGAGGTTAGGTGCTGAGAGGATATTTCAGATCAAGGGGAAACCTAGAATTGGTGGGAGAGCAATGTTTGAAAATAAGGAATCACCCAGTGAACTCAAGAGATGAGAAGGAAAACCATTTCTCAGGATGATAAACCTGGAATTCTCTCTACTAAGGATCTGTGGAAGCAGACAAATGCTGGAATGGGTCCATAAAAGGGAGTCCAGTGTTATTcagtgtgaaacacaaaagcctaCAGACTccgtgattgtagcaaaaacacagagaaacactggaggatctcagccggtctcacaacatccataggaggtaaaggtacattactgacattttgggcctgagcccttcttcaaggaataggcaaAGAACAGGCAGGCTCGGAATAAAGACAAGGCTGGCTgcgggaagagtccagaccaacaaaagctgGGGAAAGGTGACGGGGGAAGAAgggcctttcccccagctcagtctgtctctctttctcttcctttgtctcctttcacggagccaaaatcaattctcacctctcctcttatcatatccaattaacaccctttgtctgttggtctggacccctccccctcccattcttcccccggCCTTCAGACCCTTGTCTATTTTTCACTCAAACTTCGAGGAAGGGCTCcatcctgaaatgtcagttatattttTATAccccctatggacactgcaagactagctgagttctTCTGGCATTTCTGTGTGTCGATGGTTATGCGATCAGACAAGATGGTGGTGTTGAGTCCAAGGTCAAATAAACCATGATCATGGAATTAGAGAGCAGGTCATTTGGACAAAGTACAGAGACCATTAGGCAGAGCTGTTGTTGGGACCTCTGTTAAGCTGACAAGTATTGCTGCAGGATCTTGCATACAATAGGGGAAAGACATTGGACTGAAGGGAGGtgacggggtgggggtggggtttcaGGAGGATCCCGAGGGTCCAGTCCACACCCACTTGCTGCCGCGGCGCCTGCTTGCCAGCTAGTACTCCACCCCGTAGCGGTCAAAGTTGCGAAGGATGACGTTGAGCTGCAGATGGACCTTGCCCATGGCCACGGTGTGGAGCCGGTAGCGGTCGGCACCGGTGTAGATCAGGTCACTGTGCTTCAGCTGGGGGCCGCCACCAACGAACATCTGGGACAGCTGCTCCTGCCACGTGCCCAGGGGCCGCCAGGTGACACAGTCCATCTGGTGGAAGCCCGGGCTGCTAGGGACGTGGCAGAAACCATAGCCATAGAGCTCACTGCGGCCGAAGGTGTCCTGGTGCCAGACCTGCAGGAAGAGTTTGGGCCAGCCTGGATATGGGGGGAATCAACAGCATCAGCCTTCTGCCTGAAGCAAGGATCCCTCTCACCTCGCTCCATGGAGGTACCAACCACAACCAAGACCCAGAACCTCAggcaccctctctccccacctgttCCTATCGATGGAGCCAGTGAGCTGTTCAACTGTGAAAGATCAACACAACGCAACCCAGTCACTATCCATAAGTTAAAAAAGAACATCTGCAGATACTGAGGTcgagagcaaatttaaattccatatcccattcccaccctggcacgtctgtccatggcctcatgcattgccaaactgaggctatctGTAACTTGGAGGTCAACACCTAACAttgcatctgggcactctccaaccagacagcattaacatcgacttctccaatttcacaACCCTATCCCgagtctctccctttccccattcctctttcttcttcctccagcaccccaccccctacccttccctctcctataaGAGAGCTAAATTCTCCCCGTCACTTCTAACatctcacctgtatccacctcttacctgtcagcctgtgttcctccccttgccccatccacttctccttccccctctccccacctttttattccagcttctacctgctttttgctcatatgttGATGAAGAATTGCACTTTACTTCCcatagatcagtgattctcaacctctttccccccacccccccactcaggTACCACCTGAAGAATCCCTTACCAACCAAAGGGCATCAATGGCATCGTATCcattggggggtgtgggggtgggtgaggTGTGGGCCTGATGTGCCGCTCACCCAGGGAAAGAGCAGCCGTAATACATCGCCTCTCCTTTCTCGATGTAGTGATCACCATGTGACTGTGGTCTGGCTCGCCAGacaggaggtcactgcaaatggcctctcctacattactgtATCCATACCAATACCATCTCGTCAGTGTCCCCCCCctgttttcactgagtttgctatgTCACAGCGCGACCCACTGTCCGGTGATATAACTGGATGGGTGGGCTGAGCTtgttagccttggttggcagccagcctaagtgaaggaaaactctgatttcaaacccggACAGAGAGGGCTCATTAGCCCAGTTCAGGCCATCCATCCAGAAGGACACTCCGACGTAACACCTGGCTGGCACCGTCCCAGCATGCTGGGCCGTGGCAGATAAACcgcgggtgtaaagggtggggccagtactgcgcacactgcatgCCACCTAAAAAATCCATTGTGTAGGCTCGAAGGACATGTCCATGTTTACAtctaaatcttcgtctgcgaagccaggCCGTGATGatgacttcaggtggtatgtaagtggggaaaaaagattgagaatcactgatctatcCTCTACCTTCTCCTGTCCTACTCTTCTCCAACCTTCCCACCACTGTGGTCTCTTCCTCtattgtctctccacctctcccacgttcatcaccccacctcccctaccCCACTCCCTTAATCATTCTCATAACACAATTACAAGCAAGTAGACCAGAACTTCAAAATTGCAAGACTCAGTAAAAGTTTTGACTTttctaattaatttttttctctctgttaatGTTGTGTGGGAATTGGAAACAAAAAGCAGCAATAATTGCAAGCATTCTCTCAGGCCCTTTCTGAACAGCAGCTTGTTCACCTCTGTTCATCTGGATGGCACAATGAATTTAATTCAACAACTTTTAGAATATCCAACAAGCTACGTGTGTGGCAGAGTGAGGGGCATTGATAAATTATCAAGCAGAATTTGTTTTAATTGtccaattacagtacaactccaattatccaaaatcagattctccaaaatgtaCATTTAtctagaaaaatttaaattttggataaatgaagatatccgaaacaaatcagaaacctTTCTCCAGAGTAGAGGTGCCTAAAACTatggggcataggtttaaggccATAACTTTGGCTGGCATCTAGAGCAGCAGGTACTCTCACAACATTTCAGAAGTAGCTGAATTCTTCCATCTCCAAGACATGGTTACAGACCAAGTCTTGGTAAATAGCATTGGTGGGGTTACGTAGTTGATGGGTGACATGGTGAGCCAAAGGATCATTTTCTGGGAACAAACAGCTCGCTGTTCTGGGCTGAATCTCCTTTGACAGACGTGCAGTGGGAagcgtgctgactggctgcatcatggaggCACCAATGTCtccgagcagaaagccctgcaaaaaatagtggacacagtccaggaccacacagacaaaaccctccccaccatcgagtacatttacagggagcgctgctgtcagagagcggcagcgatcatcaaagacccacaccacccagcacacgctctgttctcattgctgccgtcaggaaagaggtatcggtgccacaagactcgcaccagcaggttcaggaacagctgctacccctccaccatcagactattcagcaataaactcaatcagggactcgtttaagggctctgactttgcacatgatttattactgaatatttgtttTTGTATTGCACTTGCTTCTTGTTTATATTTTTTACTTTTGTCTTACCTTTTCTTgacgacaatatttttgttgcactatcaataaatggtgattctgcctgacccgcaggaaacagaatctcaactaaatctgaactttgaactttgaagtgCTTTCAGCTAATCCCAGGATTAAGAGCAATATTGAAGAAACTTACCTTGGAGACCTTTGGTTGCATAGTGCACGTCAATAGGATGTGACCAGTAAGTCATTTCTTTGAAGACTGGGTTGTCCACTTGCGTTTGCCCTTCCTTCAAGCCAGACAGCAACTTCCAAGCACACCCTTCAAGGAGGAGAACGCCATCACAAACGCAGCACTCGACTGAATTCCAACAGAATTTAGACCTGGGTACTGTTGGGTGGGATGGTTAgctgtcacagtgccagcgacccaaggtcgaatccagcactgtctgtagggagtttgtacgttcaccccgtgtctgcatgggtttcctctgaacaGAATATCCAACAAGCTACGTGTGTGGCAGAGTGAGGGCCATGTCCTCTGcatgggtgctcctgtttcctcccatccttcaaaatgtactgggggttctaaatttaaatttaaattaaatttagacatacagcacggtaacaggccattttggcccacgagtccgtgctgctcaatttacacccaattaacttacaactcccagtgcattttgaatggtgggggaaaacccacgcagacacggggagaatttacagacagcgcaggatttgaaccccagttccgaATGCTGGTGCTGGTAACGGTGTTGCGCTAAtggctacgctaaccgtgctgcccataggtcataggtcaatcaggtgtaattgagcggcatatggtcatgggtcagtagggcccgttaccatgctacGTGTCTAAATTTTGTTGATTTAAATTTATCACAGGGTCTGTGTAAGAGACAAGTGAAAtgccaaagtctgcagatgatgtgactgGAGTAAAAACCCagtagatgctggaggaacttttcTGGTCTTGCAGCATGCATAGGAGGGAAAGAGCCCAGAAAGCCTCAGGCCCGATACATTAGCAATATATCTTTCGCTCCTACAGTCTGTTCAGTTGGAGAGgctatgggagcactggaggcaaatccacggacactcagtttgtttgaagggactctttttcgcttctctttctcctattgttaagggaaccaggcaatgctcatggtgactctgtttgccttaaggcaggcagaaatgaaagtatatcatgtacattacatttttaacttgacaataaaaggaatcttcaaAAAATTACTTATTTCCTCTCAGGATATGCCTCAAATAACAGCACTTACATGCTGCatcccagaatatttagctgAATTTGCATTTTAATAACAAAACTATACCAACTGCACATCTCCCCATAAAGCCCGCATGTCCCGCGTCTGTCGTGTGACAGAAAGTGAAACAACTTGTGACGGTCCTTCCACATTCCTAACAACTATAATCAAGATAATCTAACAATCCATTCTTTACAGATGAAAGCTTGGCCAAATCATAAAATCTCTGCTCAAGATCTCGTCCTTCCTTCTGCTGAGCCAAGCACCTGAACCATCAAGCTGATGGTACCGCAAAGTGCAGACTTCTGGGAAGTGGCAGCCCCCTGTGTGTCTTGAGAAACAACCCAAAGCCCCAAAGCACATTGCAGTGAAATAATAacttttaaattcaaatcttACATAAAGATGGCAGATCGGTTTACACATGGCAATATCTCACAAACAACAATGTAATGCAAAATATTTTCGCTGGTTTGACGACGAAGGAGGAATTCTGGGCAGGAGGGAACATGAAGGGATAAAATTGCCAAAGTGAGACATGAAAGTCTGTGGATGCTATGACTGAggttaaaaaacacaaaatgctggaggaattcaacaggcagatatataaccaacgtttcaggcctgagcccttcatcggaaTATGAGCGGAAAGCAGACAGGCAGGCAACCGGAATaaaaaaaatggtgggggaggagggaagaaggggcagaagGAGCAGCACAGGAAAACAGCCAAGAGATCATAGGTGACATGGATCAGAGGGCAGGaaatgaaaggtgagaattggtcaGGGGGGGGCTGGAGATAAAGGGACAGAGGGACATATACGAGGTAAATGACAGTACATCCAAATGTTCAGGCAGTGCCCGGGTTGAAAATGTCCGATTTATGAACAACCCGTAGTTACAAACCGACAAGACAGCCAGAAGGAGAATGACATTTACTTCCAGGTCAAGTGGACCTTGCTTTCCATTGGCTTGCTGTCCCATCGATTGACAGGAGGCCGGTGACACGCAATCCACTGTCAGGCTACACCACACGTGGCCTGGGCAAAGTGAGGGGATGGGCGGCCTggcagaagggagggagaggggagaagaagcAGCAAGGCGCGTCATCGCGACACCTCCAAGTCAGTCATGGCTCGGTGTGGGGCCGCCGCTCGGCCCAGCAAAATGGCAGCATGGCCTTAAAGTGCGATTGTGCCTCcgagaagggagggaaagagggaagggggggagtgaGGAGCGAGCGAAGGAGCCAGGTGGGGACCGGGAGGAGCGAAGATGCGGGAAAGCCATGGGGTCTGGGGCACTGCCATCACCCAGCATCGTGAGAGTAACGGAATTTGAAAATGACAGTACCTGTAGtgtagccatctctccatcatctccTGTAAgtattaacttttaatcatgatcttatgTAGTTATTTTATTATTGCATCCAGTATTGTATTATTACCTATATTaatattatgtttaagatgttttaatgtattgggaagtgttttatatgcatataaagatttaaaaaatatatacttagataaacatttgactaactgagaAGGACTGTAGGTACCTGTTCCAACTTGCATACAAATTCGAATGACAGACAAACCTCGGTAACGGAACTTGTTTTTAACCCTGGGACTGCCTGTAATTGACAGTAATGTGTTCTGGGTGGTCCAGAGCTTGATAAAAATCTTGCTAAAAGACCATTTTCTTTCACCATTAAAAGGAAACAAGAAGTGAAAACATTACGGATATGCCCAGCAGTTGGCAGCACTACATAGCACCCATAACATCCCGTCCCCCCAATGAAAGTCTCACCTGTGTGCAGTCCCCATTTACAGAAGAGACTGTGCTGAGGAAAGCCACTTGCTCCGACGATCTGACCAATGATGTGCAGCTCAGCCATGGGCCTGCACAAAAACAACATTTTGGTCTTTTAGCCACAGGCTAAGCTCATCCCAGTAAAACACAGACATCCAGAGCAGGTCGTTTTAGGTACTGGACCTGCAATGGACTCTGGCAAGCCCATTTTAAAGACTGAGGACACTGCGATTgtaggaaatgctggaggaactcagcaaatccCGCAGCGTCCACTGGTggatgaccaatgttttgggtctgcgCCCTACTTCAAGGCAGGTATCTGaattaaaaaggctgggggaagggtggggggagcaCAGACAAGAGGCAATAATTGGATATGAATgtgttggaggatgcccagacggGAAATCAAGTATTATTCCTCCGATTTACAATTGGTCTCAGTGGGACAGTGCACAAGGCCAGGGAGCAGGACGCaggattgaagtggttggccactggtctCCTGATCCCCGTCACTGAGGCAGACAGTGAAGCTCAAGCCAGAAACGCTGTAGCGccggcctacattttgctcacaccttgacgaagggggGCTCAAGCCCGTCATATCCTTACCGGTCCTCTCGCGGGTGTCAGAGCCTGGTGGAATTTCCCGGTTGGGAAGCTTCGCACCACGCGATCACTGGAAACGGACCCGCTCAAGGGCCGGTTAAGCCACATGGAATCGGCGGTGGGggttctgctgagtttctccagcccagtGAATGCAGGGGAGTTacaaggtggtttatagaaatatttgtACCGTGAAGCTGCCACGAAACAGCATTTTGGGACTAGTtggtgagaataaattctgatgctgTCTACCTGATGTATTTTATATCTACATATGGATTATAATGGAAATAACAGCATTTTTATATAAAGTGCTTACTTGAACctgttatatttcatttttttagggTTTTAAATCATTACCAAGCAATGGGCCTGGGAACACGCTCCTGTGCCTGGCCCCGCCTCCCGGACTAACTGACAGGTTGAGAGACCAATCAGAGCCCGGCATTCTAGTCCCGCTTACCCGATGCGCCAATCAGCGCCAGAGCTGGCTCTCAAGCTCCAAGGTCAGTCCCTTCGGCCGGCTCCCGGTCTCGCCGCCTCCTCGCTGggcttgg
It encodes the following:
- the b9d2 gene encoding B9 domain-containing protein 2, whose protein sequence is MAELHIIGQIVGASGFPQHSLFCKWGLHTGCAWKLLSGLKEGQTQVDNPVFKEMTYWSHPIDVHYATKGLQGWPKLFLQVWHQDTFGRSELYGYGFCHVPSSPGFHQMDCVTWRPLGTWQEQLSQMFVGGGPQLKHSDLIYTGADRYRLHTVAMGKVHLQLNVILRNFDRYGVEY